The Acidobacteriota bacterium genome has a segment encoding these proteins:
- a CDS encoding 50S ribosomal protein L27, with translation MAHKKAGGSSRNGRDSRAKRLGIKKYAGETVLAGNIIVRQRGTRYKPGAGVGRGKDDTLFALIDGVVAFRDRGRMGKFIEVRPQA, from the coding sequence ATGGCCCACAAGAAAGCGGGCGGGTCGTCCCGCAACGGTCGCGACAGCCGGGCCAAGCGGCTCGGAATCAAGAAGTACGCCGGCGAGACGGTGCTGGCGGGCAACATCATCGTCCGCCAGCGCGGAACCCGGTACAAGCCGGGAGCCGGCGTGGGCCGCGGCAAGGACGACACACTCTTCGCCCTGATCGACGGCGTGGTCGCCTTCCGCGACCGGGGCCGGATGGGCAAGTTTATCGAGGTCCGGCCCCAGGCCTGA
- the rplU gene encoding 50S ribosomal protein L21: MGAETYAVIEAGGRQIRVAPGERVRVDRLGTPPGETVTFDRVLLLGSGADLRIGTPTVEGACVRARVIDERRDRKVIVFKKKRRKQYRRTRGHRQWYTLVEIEAIEPGH; the protein is encoded by the coding sequence GTGGGCGCCGAGACATACGCCGTCATCGAGGCGGGCGGCCGCCAGATCCGTGTGGCGCCGGGCGAGCGGGTCCGCGTCGACCGGCTCGGGACCCCGCCCGGGGAGACCGTGACCTTCGACCGCGTGCTCCTGCTGGGCTCGGGGGCCGACCTGCGGATCGGCACGCCGACGGTCGAGGGGGCGTGCGTCCGGGCCCGCGTGATCGACGAGCGGCGGGACCGGAAGGTGATCGTCTTCAAGAAGAAGCGCCGCAAGCAGTACCGCCGGACCCGCGGCCACAGGCAGTGGTACACCCTGGTCGAGATCGAAGCGATCGAGCCGGGTCACTGA